The Clostridium sp. AWRP genome has a window encoding:
- the yqfD gene encoding sporulation protein YqfD — protein MKETSKFSFKNYRSGIILLEIQSLIPEKFINVMWKNNIYIKNIKKKSITTMTLEINLRDYDKIENIARRTGTRIKIINRRGPIFFVIKLKRKITLVSGIILFIGTIYYLSTFIWSVKINSEEGLPPYIIRQQLKSYGVKPGINKNKIDVYKIEKDLVKDNDNIMWAKVRVQGSELNVSVVQRKSPPNIVEENTPCNLIAKRDGKVVRAYTTKGTVVVKIGDDVKKGQLLVKGEQGLEGSTYSVHAAGYIICTTTYDASETVKVNNIKNERTGKKIENYYINFMGKKQYLKKDNNKFNKYDKIEESKFIFGKETYFEVKQVTVKGNLQKIVKDTGEKLYNNISCNLDKSIKIVNKVVTYEGQDPCKVKVQVTAEENIAIPDTITN, from the coding sequence ATGAAGGAAACAAGTAAATTTAGTTTTAAAAACTATAGAAGCGGAATAATTTTATTGGAAATACAATCCCTTATACCTGAAAAATTTATTAACGTTATGTGGAAAAATAATATCTACATAAAAAATATTAAAAAGAAAAGTATTACAACTATGACTTTGGAGATAAATTTAAGAGATTATGATAAGATAGAGAATATAGCAAGAAGAACTGGAACTAGAATAAAGATAATAAATAGAAGGGGCCCTATATTTTTTGTAATTAAGCTTAAGAGAAAAATAACTTTAGTATCCGGAATAATTTTATTTATAGGAACAATATATTATTTATCTACTTTTATATGGAGTGTAAAAATAAATTCTGAAGAAGGATTGCCTCCTTATATAATAAGACAGCAGCTTAAATCTTATGGAGTAAAGCCAGGTATTAACAAAAATAAAATAGATGTATATAAAATAGAAAAAGATTTAGTAAAAGATAATGATAATATAATGTGGGCGAAGGTGAGGGTACAGGGTTCTGAATTAAATGTAAGTGTAGTTCAGAGAAAATCACCTCCTAATATAGTTGAAGAAAACACTCCTTGTAATTTAATAGCTAAAAGGGATGGAAAAGTTGTAAGGGCATATACCACTAAAGGAACTGTTGTTGTAAAAATAGGGGATGATGTAAAAAAGGGACAGTTACTTGTAAAAGGTGAACAAGGATTAGAAGGATCAACCTACAGTGTTCATGCTGCAGGATATATTATATGCACGACTACCTATGATGCATCTGAAACTGTAAAAGTAAATAATATAAAAAATGAAAGAACAGGTAAGAAAATAGAAAATTATTATATTAATTTCATGGGAAAGAAACAGTATCTAAAAAAAGATAATAATAAATTTAATAAATATGATAAAATAGAGGAAAGTAAATTCATCTTTGGAAAAGAGACTTATTTTGAAGTTAAACAAGTTACAGTAAAAGGAAATCTTCAGAAAATAGTAAAAGACACTGGAGAAAAACTTTACAATAATATATCTTGCAATTTGGATAAGTCTATAAAAATTGTAAATAAGGTAGTTACTTATGAAGGTCAGGACCCTTGCAAGGTTAAAGTACAAGTTACAGCAGAAGAAAACATAGCCATTCCAGATACAATTACAAATTAG
- a CDS encoding HD family phosphohydrolase, producing MKKLSLKKVFLQEKVNKIIVFMISFIFIYSLLVTGLTTKKYNLKEGDIAKVDIKAPREVKDELSTETRIRQAEDSVPIQYNKKPEVKTGVISKLNSFFSKIDQVNSSQLEEKDKIQKLKSADNIGLADDDYQDIIKLNKDELKQLQDFLQKSLSDMYDNNNISDNTQRDNREDIKKAQEIILLKVSTSNSLSKNLKDIATKIGYSQISPNFFYDKDKTEELRKEAVKKVSPVIIKKDQIIVKEGEPVTKYQIEVLRDLGLLNNSSHFQWHIYISLGVLILLVLVLEWTYFFIYCPKIYNDLKMLIMVNILSLLAILMARTIGIISTFLIPLTFVPMIVSLLVGKKVSLVISTINCVLISVAVQFSLDITVLAVVNAVVGAIILKKMQQRMDILFSCLYMTVINVILTFSMGFLISDNMVDVVEKAIYIGISTIISGILVIGFLPLFEGVFNIVTTIKLLELSNPNNPLLKRLLMEAPGSYHHSLLVGNLAEVAAEEVGGNPLLARVAAYYHDIGKIRRPYFFKENQLGKDNPHNKLTPSLSALIIISHVKDGIEMAGEYKLPKIIIDAIQQHHGTSLVKYFYVTMKNSSEKPENVKEDDFRYPGPIPETKESGIIMLADGVEAAVRSINDPTEDKIEKMVDNIIKDRLDEGQLNNCELTLKDIGKIEVAFIKALKGIYHHRIEYPEDKFSQKSINQLKSST from the coding sequence TTGAAAAAACTATCATTAAAAAAGGTTTTTTTACAAGAAAAAGTTAATAAAATAATTGTTTTTATGATAAGTTTTATATTTATTTATTCGCTACTTGTAACTGGACTAACGACAAAAAAATATAACTTGAAGGAAGGAGATATTGCCAAAGTCGATATAAAAGCACCAAGGGAAGTTAAGGATGAATTATCCACAGAAACGCGCATTCGACAGGCAGAGGATTCTGTACCAATTCAATACAATAAAAAACCTGAAGTGAAAACTGGAGTTATCAGTAAATTAAATAGTTTTTTTTCTAAAATAGATCAGGTAAATAGCTCACAATTGGAAGAAAAGGATAAAATACAAAAATTAAAAAGTGCAGATAATATAGGATTAGCAGATGATGATTATCAGGATATAATAAAGTTGAATAAAGATGAATTAAAACAGCTTCAGGATTTTTTGCAAAAATCTCTCTCAGATATGTATGATAACAATAATATAAGTGACAATACGCAAAGGGATAATAGAGAAGATATAAAAAAGGCTCAGGAAATTATATTGCTGAAAGTCAGTACCTCTAATAGTTTGTCAAAAAATTTAAAGGACATAGCTACTAAAATAGGATATTCTCAAATTTCACCAAATTTCTTTTATGATAAAGATAAAACAGAAGAACTTAGAAAAGAAGCTGTAAAAAAAGTCTCACCAGTTATAATAAAAAAGGATCAAATTATAGTAAAAGAAGGCGAACCTGTAACAAAATATCAAATAGAAGTATTAAGAGACTTAGGACTTCTAAATAATAGTTCACATTTTCAATGGCACATTTATATTTCATTAGGTGTACTGATTCTTTTAGTATTGGTATTGGAATGGACATATTTTTTCATATATTGTCCTAAAATATATAATGACTTAAAAATGCTTATAATGGTTAATATATTGAGTTTATTAGCTATATTGATGGCTAGAACCATTGGTATAATTTCTACGTTCTTAATACCACTTACATTTGTACCTATGATAGTGTCACTTCTTGTTGGAAAAAAAGTTTCACTAGTAATAAGTACTATTAATTGTGTTTTAATAAGTGTGGCTGTACAATTTAGTCTGGATATAACAGTGTTAGCTGTGGTAAATGCTGTAGTAGGAGCTATTATCCTTAAAAAGATGCAGCAGAGAATGGATATATTATTTTCATGTTTATATATGACAGTTATAAATGTTATACTTACTTTTTCAATGGGATTTTTAATTAGTGATAATATGGTAGACGTAGTTGAAAAGGCAATATATATTGGAATTTCAACTATAATTTCTGGAATTTTAGTTATAGGTTTTTTGCCTCTTTTTGAAGGAGTATTTAATATAGTTACAACTATAAAACTTTTAGAACTATCTAATCCTAATAATCCACTTCTAAAGAGGTTGCTCATGGAGGCACCGGGAAGTTATCATCATAGTCTACTAGTTGGAAATTTAGCAGAAGTAGCAGCAGAAGAAGTAGGTGGAAATCCACTTTTAGCCAGAGTAGCGGCTTATTATCATGATATAGGTAAAATAAGAAGACCTTATTTTTTCAAAGAAAACCAACTGGGAAAAGATAATCCTCATAACAAGTTAACTCCTAGCTTAAGTGCTTTAATAATAATATCTCATGTTAAAGACGGAATTGAAATGGCTGGGGAGTATAAGCTTCCTAAAATAATAATAGATGCGATACAGCAGCATCACGGCACATCACTTGTAAAATATTTTTATGTTACTATGAAAAATTCAAGTGAAAAACCAGAGAACGTGAAAGAGGATGATTTTAGATACCCAGGGCCAATACCTGAGACTAAAGAATCAGGTATAATAATGTTAGCAGATGGTGTAGAAGCCGCTGTAAGATCAATAAATGATCCAACTGAGGATAAAATTGAGAAAATGGTAGATAACATAATTAAAGACAGATTAGATGAAGGACAGCTTAATAATTGTGAGCTTACTTTAAAAGATATAGGAAAAATAGAAGTTGCATTTATAAAAGCGTTAAAGGGAATATATCACCATAGAATAGAATATCCTGAGGATAAATTTTCTCAAAAATCTATCAATCAATTAAAAAGTTCTACTTAA
- the ybeY gene encoding rRNA maturation RNase YbeY, translating into MIFIDNRQNKIEVTQELEENIKGVIQCALKEENVNIPCEISVIFIDNEEIKNINRENRNIDKVTDVLSFPMLEYPEGSVFKQVYENYEFEESDMDDGNLVLGDIALSLEKAEEQAQEFGHSFLREACYLTVHSVLHLLGYDHMEENDKKIMRQREEKILSGVKL; encoded by the coding sequence ATGATTTTTATAGATAATAGACAAAATAAAATAGAAGTAACACAGGAGTTAGAAGAAAATATAAAAGGTGTAATACAATGTGCTTTAAAAGAAGAGAATGTAAATATTCCTTGTGAAATAAGTGTTATTTTTATAGATAATGAAGAGATAAAAAATATAAATAGGGAGAATAGAAACATAGATAAGGTAACTGATGTATTATCTTTTCCAATGTTAGAGTATCCAGAAGGCAGCGTATTTAAACAAGTATATGAAAATTATGAATTTGAAGAAAGCGATATGGATGATGGAAATTTAGTATTAGGTGATATAGCACTTTCTCTTGAAAAAGCAGAAGAACAGGCTCAGGAATTTGGGCATTCATTTTTAAGGGAAGCTTGTTATTTAACAGTACATTCAGTACTTCACCTTTTAGGATATGATCATATGGAAGAAAATGATAAAAAGATTATGAGGCAGAGGGAAGAGAAAATTTTAAGCGGAGTTAAACTGTAA
- a CDS encoding diacylglycerol kinase, whose protein sequence is MKVKKLLDSFNYAIEGIIYSVRTQRNMKIHMIAALLVLVICFIYDLSKMEILAVIITISIVIITELFNTAVESAIDATINYYHPLAKIAKNVAAGGVLMAAANAVVVGYIIFWDKLKYINFIVMRKVKSTNPYVIFIILVIVFITTIIIKAIFGEGTPLKGGMPSGHSTIAFSIATTIALISEQLAVVILSYLLAFIVAQSRVDSDTHSVIEVVCGGAFGVLITVFLFRVFG, encoded by the coding sequence ATGAAGGTTAAAAAGCTATTGGATAGTTTTAACTATGCTATTGAAGGTATAATATATTCTGTAAGAACTCAGAGAAATATGAAAATACATATGATAGCAGCTCTTTTAGTATTAGTTATATGCTTTATTTATGATTTAAGCAAAATGGAGATATTAGCCGTAATAATAACTATAAGTATTGTTATTATTACGGAACTTTTTAATACAGCTGTAGAATCTGCTATAGATGCTACTATAAACTACTATCATCCACTTGCTAAAATTGCTAAAAATGTGGCTGCTGGTGGAGTACTAATGGCTGCTGCAAATGCTGTTGTGGTAGGATATATAATATTTTGGGATAAACTAAAGTATATTAATTTTATAGTCATGAGAAAGGTAAAAAGCACAAATCCTTATGTAATATTTATAATACTCGTAATTGTATTTATAACTACAATAATTATAAAGGCAATTTTTGGCGAAGGAACTCCATTAAAAGGAGGAATGCCAAGTGGTCATAGTACCATAGCTTTTTCTATAGCTACTACTATAGCACTTATATCAGAGCAATTAGCCGTGGTAATATTAAGTTATCTTTTGGCATTTATAGTGGCGCAAAGCAGGGTGGATTCAGATACTCATTCAGTTATAGAAGTAGTTTGTGGAGGAGCATTTGGTGTTTTAATAACTGTATTTCTTTTTAGAGTATTTGGTTAA
- the era gene encoding GTPase Era: protein MFKSGFITIIGRPNVGKSTLLNNIMGEKLSIVSCRPQTTRNSIQTILTEDDFQLVFVDTPGIHKPKHKLGDYMVKAAEDSIKDVDLVLFLTTPELETGKGDLYILEELKKCNVPVFLVLNKIDENPEQRVAETLKNYSAIFDFAEVIPISALKKKNVEELIELMVKYMPEGPKYYPDDMITDKQEKFIVSEIIREKALRLLSKEVPHGIAVEIDSMKKDSKEIYNIEATLLCEKDSHKGIIIGKNGAMLKKISTYARKDIEKFLDTRVYLKVWVKVKKEWRDSDRLLKELGYK from the coding sequence ATGTTTAAATCAGGATTTATTACAATAATAGGAAGACCTAATGTGGGAAAATCAACGCTTTTGAATAATATAATGGGGGAAAAGTTGTCTATTGTATCTTGTAGACCTCAGACTACTAGAAACAGTATACAGACTATTCTAACAGAGGATGATTTTCAGTTGGTTTTTGTAGACACACCAGGTATACATAAGCCCAAACATAAGCTTGGGGACTATATGGTTAAAGCTGCTGAAGATTCCATCAAAGATGTAGATTTGGTGCTTTTTTTAACTACTCCTGAATTAGAGACAGGCAAAGGGGATTTGTATATTTTAGAAGAACTTAAAAAATGTAACGTACCTGTGTTTTTAGTTTTAAATAAAATAGATGAAAATCCAGAACAGAGAGTGGCAGAAACTTTAAAAAATTATTCAGCTATATTTGATTTTGCCGAGGTAATACCTATATCTGCATTGAAGAAAAAGAATGTGGAAGAATTAATAGAACTTATGGTAAAGTATATGCCTGAAGGACCTAAATATTATCCGGATGATATGATTACGGATAAACAGGAAAAGTTTATAGTGTCTGAGATAATTAGGGAAAAGGCACTTAGGCTTCTTTCAAAAGAAGTTCCACATGGAATAGCAGTAGAGATAGACTCAATGAAAAAAGACTCAAAGGAAATTTACAATATAGAAGCTACATTACTCTGTGAAAAAGATTCCCATAAGGGTATAATTATAGGTAAAAATGGTGCTATGTTGAAGAAAATTTCAACTTATGCGAGGAAAGATATTGAAAAATTTTTAGATACTAGGGTCTATTTAAAGGTATGGGTTAAAGTTAAGAAAGAATGGAGAGATAGTGATAGATTGTTAAAAGAATTAGGATATAAATAG
- the recO gene encoding DNA repair protein RecO, producing the protein MGDDFLNIFKTRAVIIKTQDIKESDKLVWLFTEKLGKIATIARGSKSSKNSLFSTTLQFCYGDYVVYKGKNLYVINESSLIDSFQDLLNDLNDLTYASYFCELTDIAMNDGETSSELFRYLVTSFYLVRSHGVDVETLARAFELKILQITGYGLNFDYCALCRKKIASFDYLNLQYLGGVCSECEKINGIPIKYATSSALKYLSKIPLENVYKVVLSEDVKKELYKILTLIISQNYFRKPKSLDVLNCLQSFEKNKN; encoded by the coding sequence GTGGGGGATGATTTTCTGAACATATTCAAAACTAGAGCTGTCATAATTAAAACTCAAGATATAAAAGAGTCAGATAAACTGGTATGGCTTTTTACTGAAAAATTAGGCAAAATAGCAACTATAGCTAGAGGATCAAAAAGTAGTAAAAACTCTCTATTTTCTACTACACTTCAGTTTTGTTATGGAGATTACGTAGTCTATAAAGGTAAGAACTTGTATGTAATAAATGAAAGTAGTTTAATAGATTCATTTCAAGATTTATTAAATGATTTAAATGATTTAACTTATGCTTCTTATTTTTGTGAACTTACGGATATAGCAATGAATGACGGTGAAACTAGCAGTGAATTATTTAGATATCTGGTTACTTCTTTTTATCTTGTAAGAAGTCATGGAGTTGATGTAGAAACTTTAGCCAGAGCATTTGAACTAAAAATTTTACAGATTACAGGATATGGTCTTAATTTTGACTATTGTGCTCTATGTAGGAAGAAAATTGCATCTTTTGATTATTTAAATCTTCAGTATTTGGGCGGTGTCTGCAGTGAATGTGAAAAAATAAATGGTATACCTATAAAATATGCTACTTCGAGTGCCCTCAAATATTTGTCTAAAATTCCTTTAGAAAATGTATATAAGGTTGTATTATCAGAAGATGTAAAAAAGGAACTATATAAAATTTTAACATTAATTATTTCTCAAAACTATTTTAGAAAACCTAAAAGTTTAGACGTTTTGAATTGCCTTCAAAGTTTTGAAAAAAATAAAAATTGA
- a CDS encoding DUF4342 domain-containing protein, whose amino-acid sequence MSEITLEKIDIIRERTGVTYAEAKEALENCEGNVVDALIYIEETEKSNKDSMYTTKDEFLDWLKDLVRKGNVTRIKIRREDRTVLDIPVNAGIAATLTALVWPPLIAIGILTAVFTKLSIEIIKDDGSVEVVDKIIKSGVKSTVDDVKDKVFNAASSVKDKFTNKNEDEDKNTYKYTVKFDDIDEDEKGYGENEEKSNDKQ is encoded by the coding sequence ATGAGTGAAATAACATTAGAAAAAATTGATATTATAAGAGAGAGAACTGGGGTAACTTACGCCGAAGCAAAGGAAGCTTTAGAAAATTGTGAAGGAAATGTAGTTGATGCACTTATATATATAGAAGAAACTGAAAAATCAAATAAAGATAGTATGTATACTACAAAAGACGAATTTCTTGATTGGTTAAAAGATTTGGTTAGAAAGGGAAATGTAACTAGGATAAAAATAAGAAGAGAGGATAGAACTGTACTTGATATTCCAGTAAATGCAGGTATTGCAGCTACATTAACAGCACTTGTATGGCCTCCACTTATAGCTATAGGAATATTGACTGCTGTGTTTACAAAACTCAGCATAGAAATAATAAAAGATGATGGAAGTGTAGAAGTAGTAGATAAAATAATAAAAAGTGGAGTAAAGAGCACTGTAGATGATGTAAAAGATAAAGTTTTTAATGCAGCATCTTCTGTAAAAGATAAATTTACTAATAAAAACGAGGATGAAGATAAAAACACATACAAGTATACTGTAAAATTTGATGACATTGATGAGGATGAAAAAGGATATGGAGAAAATGAGGAAAAAAGTAATGATAAACAATAA
- a CDS encoding helix-turn-helix transcriptional regulator, protein MDIIKLSPRQEKIIELVKEHAPITSEQLASKLNVTRAALRPDLAILTMTGILEAKPKVGYIYSQKPSYSLLYDYIMEIKVKDIMSKPVMVDENTTVYDAILYLFLNDVGTLFIENNGVLIGAVSRKDFIKIAMGSTDMHKIPVGVIMTRMPNIVCVQKDDPAYLAAQKIMEHEVDSLPVVEKSYDKSKNETFKIIGKVSKTNITRLFVKIGESK, encoded by the coding sequence GTGGACATCATAAAATTATCACCAAGGCAAGAAAAAATAATAGAATTAGTAAAAGAACATGCACCAATAACAAGTGAACAGCTTGCGTCTAAGTTGAATGTCACAAGGGCAGCTTTAAGACCTGATTTAGCTATACTTACAATGACAGGCATATTAGAGGCAAAACCAAAGGTTGGATATATATATTCTCAAAAACCTTCTTACAGTTTATTATATGATTATATAATGGAGATAAAAGTAAAAGATATAATGTCAAAACCAGTAATGGTAGATGAAAATACTACTGTGTATGATGCAATACTATACTTGTTTTTAAATGATGTAGGAACTTTATTTATAGAAAACAATGGTGTTTTAATAGGAGCTGTTTCTAGAAAAGATTTTATAAAAATAGCTATGGGCAGTACAGATATGCACAAAATACCTGTAGGTGTAATAATGACAAGAATGCCCAATATAGTATGTGTGCAGAAGGATGATCCTGCATATTTAGCAGCTCAAAAAATAATGGAGCATGAAGTAGATAGTCTTCCAGTAGTAGAAAAATCTTATGATAAATCTAAAAACGAAACATTTAAAATTATAGGAAAAGTATCCAAAACCAACATAACAAGACTTTTTGTAAAGATAGGAGAAAGTAAATAA